The window CTTACAGGTCTTGGACTGAAAGAGGCTAAGGCTGTAGTTGACGAAGCTCCGAAACCCGTTAAAGAGGGTGTAACTAAAGAGGAAGCTGCTTCTATCAAAGCTAAGCTTGAAGAAGCCGGCGCAGTTGTTGAAGTTAAGTAACAACCCGCTTAAGTTACTGTTAAACAAGCAATCCTAAAAAGGGGGAGCACTGCTCCCCCCTCTTTCGTTAATAATTTACCGGAAGGTGAAACGAATGAATTTGACCAGCAAACCCACCCAGAGACGCAATTTTTCCCGAATCAATAAGGTTATTGATATTCCGGATCTCATTGAGGTGCAGAGAGACTCCTATTTCGAGTTTCTTCAGGCCGAAAAAACTCCTGAATCACGCAGCCTTAAGGGTCTGGAAGAGGTGTTCAGAGAGATATTCCCCATCACGGATTTCAACGAGACCGCCGTGCTGGAGTATATCAACTATTCAATAGAAAAGCACAAATACACTCCTTCGGAAGCCATTGACAGAAGTACAACATATGCTGCCCCGCTGAAGATCAAAGTCAGGCTGGTAACTTATGATGTCAACGAGGAAACAGGTGAGAAATCAGTTGTTTCTGCCAAGGAATCGGAGGTTTATCTCTGCGATATTCCCCTTATGACCGACCGTGGTACCTTCGTTATCAACGGTGTTGAAAGGGTTATCGTAAATCAGCTCCACCGCTCACCCGGTATCTTCTTCGAGGACCTTACGTCCTCTAAAGGCGTTATCGAGAAGCACCTTTTCAGCGCAAGGATCATCCCCTACAGAGGTTCATGGATAGATTTCGATTTTGATTCCAAGAACATCATGTATGTGCGCATCGACAAGAAGCGTAAGATCCCCGCTACAGTCCTGCTGAAAGCACTGGGCTACACAGAGCATGAGATTCTGAACATGTACTACACCAAGGAGAACATCTTCTTCGACGGCGCATCTATGTTCAAGGATTTCAACGAGGACATAGTTCTCGGTCTGCGTAACAGTCTCGATATCGTTGACGAAGAAGGAAACGTTATCGTTAAGGCCGGACATAAGATCACCAAAGCTTCCAGAAAGCGTATCTCAAAAGCCGGCATAACAAAACTGCCCATCACTTTTGAAGATATTGAGCATACCTTCTTTGCAGAGGACGTGCTTGACAGCTTCGGCGAAGTGCTCATCGAGGCCAACACTCAGGTCAATCTTGAGCTTTTCGACAAGATCAAGGAAGCAAACGTACAGAACTTCAAAGTTCTCTTCATCGACAGACTTACCGCTGACAGCGTTATGAGGGACATCCTCGCCGCTGACAAGGTTAAGACTCAGGAAGAGGCTCTCATTGATATATACAAAAAACTCCGTCCCGGCGAACCCGCAACGGAGGATACGGCCAGAACCCTTTTCGACAACCTTTTCTTCAACCCGAAGAGATATGACCTGTCGAAGGTCGGCCGTCTTAAGATCAACAAGAGACTCGGTCTCTCCGTTGACCTTGATACAACCACACTTACAAAAGAAGATATAGTTGAAACCATCCGTGTTCTGGAGAACATCCGTAAGGGTCTTGACCGTGTGGACGACATCGACCACCTTGGTCACAGACGTGTGCGTGCGGCAGGCGAGCAGCTGCAGAACCATATCCGTATCGGCCTTTCCAGAATGGAAAAGACCGTTAAGGAGAGAATGAGCATTCAGGACGTTGAAGACCTGACTCCTCAGGATCTGCTGAACGCTAAGCCTCTGTCTGCATCCATTAAGGAATTCTTCGGAAGCTACCAGCTTTCGCAGTTCATGGATCAGACCAACCCCCTCAGTGAGATTACCCACAAAAGAAGGCTCTCTGCACTCGGCCCCGGCGGTCTTAACCGAGACAGAGCCGGCTTCGAGGTACGTGACGTTCACACATCTCACTACGGACGTATCTGCCCCATTGAAACACCTGAAGGTCCGAACATCGGTCTTATCACATCGCTTACAACCTATGCGAAAGTGAACGAGTTCGGTTTCATCGAAACGCCTTACAGAAAGGTAGCTGACTGCGTTGTTAGAGACGAAGTCGTCTACATGTCGGCAATTGAGGAGGAGGACTACTTCATCGCTCAGGCCAACGCCCTTCTGAACGAGGACGGTTCATTTGTGAAGGATTTCGTAGCGGCAAGACACCTCGGCGAGCCTCTGCTTACGGCGAAAGAGTCTATCCAGTTCATGGATATCTCTCCCAAGCAGATCGTTTCAGTGTCCGCAGCTCTTATTCCCTTCCTTGAGCACGACGATGCGAACAGGGCACTTATGGGATCGAACATGCAGCGTCAGGCAGTTCCCCTTATCCGTACCGACTCCCCCATCGTGGGAACAGGTCTGGAGCAGAAGGTTGCCGTTGACTCCGGAGCGGTCATCACCGCAAAAAGAGCGGGCGTTGTTGAATACATCGACTCATCAAAGATATGTGTACGCTACACCGACGGCGAAGACTTCGGTCTGGACGTATACGAACTTGTGAAATACAGAAGATCCAACCAGGATACTTGCATCAACTTCAAGCCCATCGTAAGACCCGGCGAAAAAGTTCATGTGGGAACATTCCTTGCGGGCGGCCCTGCAACTGACAACGGAGAGCTTGCTCTCGGTCAGAACATGGTTCTCGCATTCATGCCCTGGATGGGTTACAACTATGAGGACTCCATTCTGATTTCAGAAAGGGTTGTCCGTGAAGACAGATACACCTCAATCCACATCGAAGAATTCGAAATTGAGGCCAGAGATACAAAACTCGGACCCGAAGAGATCACGGCTGATATTCCCAACGTTTCCGACGAGGCTCTGAAAGACCTCGACGAATCAGGTATCATCCGCATCGGCGCAAGAGTTAAACCCCGTGACATCCTCGTCGGCAAAGTTACGCCCAAAGGCGAAACTCAGGCCACACCCGAAGAGAAACTGCTTCGTGCGATCTTCGGTGAGAAAGCGGGCGACGTTAAGGACGCATCTCTGAGAGTTCCCCCCAGCATCCACGGTACTGTCGTTGACGTACAGGTG of the Seleniivibrio woodruffii genome contains:
- the rpoB gene encoding DNA-directed RNA polymerase subunit beta, with product MNLTSKPTQRRNFSRINKVIDIPDLIEVQRDSYFEFLQAEKTPESRSLKGLEEVFREIFPITDFNETAVLEYINYSIEKHKYTPSEAIDRSTTYAAPLKIKVRLVTYDVNEETGEKSVVSAKESEVYLCDIPLMTDRGTFVINGVERVIVNQLHRSPGIFFEDLTSSKGVIEKHLFSARIIPYRGSWIDFDFDSKNIMYVRIDKKRKIPATVLLKALGYTEHEILNMYYTKENIFFDGASMFKDFNEDIVLGLRNSLDIVDEEGNVIVKAGHKITKASRKRISKAGITKLPITFEDIEHTFFAEDVLDSFGEVLIEANTQVNLELFDKIKEANVQNFKVLFIDRLTADSVMRDILAADKVKTQEEALIDIYKKLRPGEPATEDTARTLFDNLFFNPKRYDLSKVGRLKINKRLGLSVDLDTTTLTKEDIVETIRVLENIRKGLDRVDDIDHLGHRRVRAAGEQLQNHIRIGLSRMEKTVKERMSIQDVEDLTPQDLLNAKPLSASIKEFFGSYQLSQFMDQTNPLSEITHKRRLSALGPGGLNRDRAGFEVRDVHTSHYGRICPIETPEGPNIGLITSLTTYAKVNEFGFIETPYRKVADCVVRDEVVYMSAIEEEDYFIAQANALLNEDGSFVKDFVAARHLGEPLLTAKESIQFMDISPKQIVSVSAALIPFLEHDDANRALMGSNMQRQAVPLIRTDSPIVGTGLEQKVAVDSGAVITAKRAGVVEYIDSSKICVRYTDGEDFGLDVYELVKYRRSNQDTCINFKPIVRPGEKVHVGTFLAGGPATDNGELALGQNMVLAFMPWMGYNYEDSILISERVVREDRYTSIHIEEFEIEARDTKLGPEEITADIPNVSDEALKDLDESGIIRIGARVKPRDILVGKVTPKGETQATPEEKLLRAIFGEKAGDVKDASLRVPPSIHGTVVDVQVMTRRGIDKDYRTEQIEKEEYIAIQRDYERELKALEKSRNEKVAELFIGLTLKSEYTSPTASIPAGTVLTEEVLYKLPYTDLIQLDVAEAKELDAKVKKVNAIYFEKVKEADDYYKDKKRKVEKGDELPAGVLKSVKVYVAIKRKLSVGDKMAGRHGNKGVVSRILPIQDMPYLPDGTPVDIVLNPLSVPSRMNVGQVLEVHLGWAARALGIKVATEVFDGARESDIKDMLLEAGFQSDGQTALYDGRTGDKFEQEVTVGIMYVLKLHHLVDTKLHARSTGPYSLVTQQPLGGKAQFGGQRLGEMEVWALEAYGAAHILQEMLTVKSDDVEGRTTVYEAIVNGNFSFSPSMPESFNVLIKELQGLALDIELLTYNEDGIIELPEDAVTEEDTTEDS